One genomic segment of Drosophila melanogaster chromosome 3R includes these proteins:
- the Rfk gene encoding riboflavin kinase, isoform A, producing the protein MLSQLPLFAGGEIVRGFGRGSKELGIPTANFPLEVVKSLPESLPTGAYYGWANVDNGPVHKMVLSIGWNPFYNNKEKSVETHMLHDFNCDLYGQTLKICIVGYLRPERSFDSLESLIAAIRGDIEQAKAFLDEADKAKLKEAPFFTEKLCSSK; encoded by the exons ATGCTGAGCCAACTGCCTCTGTTCGCTGGGGGCGAGATTGTTCGGGGCTTCGGACGCGGCTCCAAAGAGCTGGGCATCCCAACAG CTAACTTTCCGCTGGAGGTGGTGAAATCGCTGCCGGAATCCCTGCCCACTGGCGCGTACTACGGTTGGGCAAACGTGGATAATGGACCCGTGCACAAGATGGTCCTCAGCATCGGCTGGAATCCCTTCTACAACAACAAGGAGAAGAGCGTGGAGACGCACATGCTACACGACTTTAACTGTGACCTTTACGGCCAGACACTCAAGATATGCATTGTAGGCTACCTGCGACCGGAGCGCAGTTTCGACTCCCTGGAGTCACTGATTGCCGCCATCCGCGGGGACATCGAGCAGGCCAAGGCGTTCCTCGACGAGGCGGACAAGGCCAAGCTGAAGGAGGCTCCGTTCTTTACGGAGAAGCTCTGCTCGTCGAAATAG